From the genome of Aspergillus fumigatus Af293 chromosome 1, whole genome shotgun sequence, one region includes:
- a CDS encoding protein ERV29, translated as MAQIRGTAGYNLGHQNPFVGPGRADATSDPSPLDAIREQTSKIEDWLDTISDPVKPYLPAIGRFLIVVTFIEDSLRIITQWSDQLVYLREYRKIPWGITHTFLILNVIAMSVCSFLVITRRHTEIAVAGLLGVVVTQGLGYGLIFDLNFFLRNLSVVGGLLMVLSDSWVRKKFVPAGLPQLDEKDRKMYVQFAGRVLLIFLFVGFVFSGQWSLWRVLVSLFGFVACVMVIVGFKAKWSAIILVVLLSVFNVLVNNFWTLHPHHPHKDFAKYDFFQILSIVGGLLLLVNMGPGQLSMDEKKKVY; from the exons ATGGCGCAGATTCGCGGCACTGCGGGTTACAACCTCGGTCACCAGAACCCCTTCGTAGGACCTGGACGAGCAGACGCGACGAGCGACCCGAGTCCTTTGGACGCTATTCGGGAACAGACAAGCAAGATTGAAGACTGGTTGGATACAATCTCGGATCCTGTAAAGCC CTATCTTCCTGCTATTGGCCGTTTCCTTATTGTGGTCACCTTCATCGAGGACAGCTTACGTATTATCACACAATGGAGCGATCAGCTCGTATACCTCCGTGAATACCGGAAAA TTCCCTGGGGTATCACGCACACGTTCCTCATCCTTAACGTCATTGCAATGTCCGTCTGCTCGTTCCTGGTCATCACCCGCCGGCACACTGAGATCGCCGTCGCCGGCCTGCTCGGAGTTGTCGTCACACAAGGTCTCGGTTATGGTCTCATCTTTGATCTcaacttcttcttgcgcaATCTCAGCGTCGTCGGCGGTCTGCTCATGGTTCTCTCCGACTCGTGGGTCCGCAAGAAGTTCGTCCCAGCCGGATTGCCCCAATTGGATGAAAAGGACCGCAAGATGTACGTCCAATTTGCTGGTCGTGTGCTGCtgattttcctcttcgttgGATTTGTCTTCTCCGGCCAATGGAGCTTGTGGCGCGTGCTGGTCAGCCTGTTCGGTTTCGTTGCGTGTGTTATGGTCATTGTTGGTTTCAAAGCCAAGTGGAGCGCGATCATTCTCGTGGTTTTGTTGAGTGTCTTCAACGTCCTCGTTAATAACTTCTGGACT CTGCACCCCCACCACCCCCACAAGGACTTTGCCAAGTACGACTTTTTCCAGATTCTATCCATTGT TGGcggtctccttctcctggtcAACATGGGTCCCGGTCAACTGAGcatggacgagaagaagaaggtctacTAG